The Parachlamydia acanthamoebae genome includes a window with the following:
- a CDS encoding FAD-dependent oxidoreductase: MTQLKNMLFVIFLLMYTIAAHSTDVLIIGGGPSGLGTAIEAYQKGMNVRVVEKEKDCLHAYWVFLTKASLSLLDKWKVTIPEMTMVQFEGKSTGLVQIKYLNRALKNRVKELGIERTLGKFIAVDESNFTAEINTLNGKIFIPYDFIVAADGSQSHLRKQLGMDCDPSYQTVGAWAFFPFDNSGGAITSEIIDQQYYYIRRILLPGGSAISLQGVCYDPKFFSNYTLAQFRERLLAQGWTLEAEMIRARNPNVIYENNMSVFLQKAQTFSNKESRILLVGEAAASATFFDCIGLNTALQSAVYAGDFFSKPYKDRSYKKFNQKMEAASKQLLDYSAYLFSQCAS; encoded by the coding sequence ATGACACAGCTTAAGAACATGTTATTTGTGATTTTTTTATTGATGTATACAATTGCCGCACATTCCACAGATGTGCTGATCATTGGCGGAGGCCCCTCCGGTCTTGGTACCGCCATTGAAGCCTACCAAAAAGGGATGAATGTGAGAGTCGTGGAAAAGGAAAAAGACTGCCTCCACGCTTATTGGGTTTTTCTTACAAAAGCTTCTTTATCTTTACTAGACAAGTGGAAGGTGACAATTCCTGAAATGACAATGGTCCAATTTGAGGGCAAATCAACCGGATTAGTCCAAATTAAGTATCTTAACCGAGCTCTCAAAAATCGAGTCAAAGAACTAGGAATTGAAAGAACATTGGGAAAATTCATCGCGGTTGATGAAAGTAATTTTACTGCTGAGATAAACACACTTAATGGAAAAATATTCATTCCTTACGATTTTATCGTCGCTGCCGATGGTTCTCAAAGCCACTTACGCAAGCAATTAGGCATGGACTGCGATCCCTCTTATCAAACAGTAGGAGCTTGGGCCTTCTTCCCATTCGACAATTCGGGAGGGGCTATTACGTCAGAAATTATTGATCAGCAATATTATTATATCCGTCGAATTCTTTTGCCTGGAGGAAGTGCAATTAGCCTGCAGGGTGTATGTTATGATCCTAAGTTTTTTTCAAATTATACACTTGCACAATTTCGAGAAAGGCTTCTGGCACAAGGCTGGACTTTGGAAGCAGAAATGATCCGAGCCAGAAACCCTAATGTTATTTACGAAAATAATATGAGTGTCTTTTTGCAAAAAGCTCAAACCTTCTCCAACAAAGAAAGTCGGATTCTTCTTGTGGGAGAGGCCGCGGCATCTGCAACTTTCTTTGACTGTATTGGATTAAATACAGCCTTACAAAGCGCAGTCTATGCGGGAGATTTTTTTAGCAAACCCTATAAAGATAGATCCTATAAAAAATTTAATCAAAAAATGGAAGCGGCATCGAAGCAATTGCTCGATTACAGCGCCTACTTATTTTCACAATGCGCGTCCTAA
- a CDS encoding FtsK/SpoIIIE family DNA translocase, protein MAKKKQIKMTSASTKDVTPYNTEMRGIFFFSVSIILALSLLSFAYGQESKNWLGLIGHTIGWIFHALFGLSSYLILIFLGWISWRLLFNHPINRLAKKALAVAIVVGSLSILLSLIEEQFPTIRTFLGHSFYTYSWFKKQRYHLGGAPFYYLYRDMPSFNLVRMLNTTGVGLVFFSTLVASLLSLAKITPDQILQALTNFFTLIKEISREKWDALFAPREYAEEPVSKSSKSSFLQAEEEETVPFQENDLKNRPSFARKYAFDPILKNTFGEAPRMALPMPDAPIENDDDLMPPSSMQNVDFETSELNKKDAAIAAQKVYNGDFTNYEVPEDTLLTNPKNIDQTLLKKDLQRQAEILEETLNSFGIEAKVGQIHCGPTITLFEVHPAIGVKVQKIRTLENDIALNMQAKSIRIIAPIPGKAAVGIEVPNQNPQEVAFKDILHAYQQGGRKFHIPVLLGKTVLGEYVMSDLAKMPHCIIAGATGSGKSVCINTIVMSILLNAKPDEIKLLMVDPKKVELTPYTRLPHMLAPVITEPHGACAALNWLVKEMENRYELLKILSVRNIESFNQRKRDIAFEESLEKEIPEKLPYIVGIIDELADLMMVSSSDIETPIARIAQMARAVGIHLILATQRPSREVITGIIKANFPTRISFKVASRVNSQIVLDETGAESLLGNGDMLFLPPGSSHLIRAQGAYIRDEDIMGVVKKICDQAPPNYVINSFDQGSFEDFQASQAESPADQLYDNALEIVLSTGNASTTFLQRKLKIGYARAASLIDLLESQGVIGPNEGSKPRKVLLSRKNGGEEISHKNAIAIDDE, encoded by the coding sequence ATGGCTAAAAAAAAACAAATAAAAATGACATCGGCATCTACGAAAGATGTCACTCCCTATAATACCGAAATGCGAGGCATCTTCTTTTTTAGTGTATCCATCATATTAGCTTTGAGCCTTTTAAGCTTCGCGTATGGACAAGAGTCTAAAAACTGGCTAGGCCTGATCGGACATACCATTGGATGGATTTTCCATGCTTTATTTGGATTAAGCAGCTATTTAATCCTCATTTTTCTTGGATGGATCAGCTGGCGCCTTCTCTTTAATCATCCCATTAATCGCCTTGCGAAAAAAGCCTTAGCTGTTGCCATTGTGGTTGGCTCTTTATCCATTCTCCTTTCTCTCATTGAAGAGCAATTTCCTACGATCCGCACATTTTTGGGCCACTCTTTTTACACGTATTCCTGGTTCAAAAAACAACGCTACCACTTGGGGGGAGCCCCTTTCTATTACCTCTATCGCGACATGCCCTCCTTTAATCTTGTCCGCATGCTCAATACAACAGGAGTCGGCTTAGTCTTTTTTAGCACCCTTGTTGCCTCGTTGCTTTCTTTGGCAAAAATCACTCCAGACCAAATCTTGCAAGCGCTGACTAACTTTTTTACTCTTATAAAAGAAATCTCAAGAGAGAAGTGGGATGCCCTATTTGCCCCTCGAGAATATGCGGAAGAACCCGTTTCTAAATCTTCAAAATCATCTTTTTTACAAGCTGAAGAGGAAGAAACCGTTCCTTTTCAGGAAAATGATTTAAAAAATCGGCCCTCCTTTGCACGGAAATACGCCTTCGATCCCATCTTAAAAAACACCTTTGGAGAAGCCCCCCGCATGGCTCTTCCCATGCCTGATGCCCCCATAGAAAATGATGATGATCTGATGCCCCCCTCCTCTATGCAAAATGTGGATTTTGAAACATCTGAGCTCAACAAGAAAGACGCGGCAATAGCCGCTCAGAAAGTTTACAACGGGGATTTCACCAATTACGAAGTCCCAGAAGACACGCTTTTAACAAATCCCAAAAATATTGACCAAACCCTGCTGAAGAAAGATTTACAACGCCAAGCCGAAATTCTTGAAGAAACCCTCAATAGTTTTGGCATTGAAGCAAAAGTTGGACAGATTCACTGTGGCCCAACCATTACATTGTTCGAGGTACATCCTGCCATCGGCGTCAAAGTGCAAAAAATTCGCACGCTTGAAAATGACATAGCCCTCAATATGCAAGCCAAGTCTATCCGCATTATTGCACCTATTCCAGGCAAAGCCGCCGTGGGAATTGAAGTACCAAATCAAAATCCTCAAGAAGTTGCGTTTAAAGATATTTTGCATGCTTACCAGCAAGGTGGCAGAAAATTTCACATACCCGTACTCCTGGGAAAAACGGTTCTCGGAGAGTATGTAATGAGCGACTTAGCAAAAATGCCCCACTGCATTATTGCAGGTGCCACAGGATCCGGAAAATCTGTTTGCATTAACACCATTGTGATGTCGATTTTGCTCAACGCAAAGCCAGATGAAATCAAATTGCTTATGGTAGATCCGAAGAAAGTCGAATTGACTCCTTATACCCGCTTACCACACATGCTAGCCCCTGTCATTACAGAACCGCACGGAGCTTGTGCCGCATTGAATTGGCTTGTAAAAGAAATGGAAAATCGATACGAGCTCTTAAAAATTTTATCCGTTCGAAATATTGAATCTTTTAATCAACGCAAACGTGACATTGCTTTTGAAGAAAGCTTAGAAAAAGAAATCCCCGAAAAACTGCCTTATATCGTGGGGATTATTGACGAGCTTGCCGATCTGATGATGGTGTCTAGCAGTGACATTGAAACTCCAATTGCCAGAATTGCACAAATGGCTCGCGCTGTAGGCATTCACTTAATTCTTGCGACCCAACGCCCCTCTCGCGAAGTAATCACAGGGATTATCAAAGCAAACTTTCCGACGCGGATTTCATTTAAAGTGGCTAGCCGAGTGAACAGTCAGATTGTGTTGGACGAAACAGGTGCAGAATCTCTGCTTGGAAATGGAGACATGCTCTTTCTTCCCCCAGGAAGCTCCCACCTCATTCGCGCTCAAGGCGCTTATATTCGAGATGAAGACATTATGGGTGTGGTGAAGAAAATTTGTGATCAAGCCCCACCAAATTACGTCATTAACTCTTTTGATCAAGGATCTTTTGAAGATTTTCAAGCAAGTCAAGCAGAATCCCCCGCTGATCAACTCTATGATAATGCCCTTGAAATTGTGCTAAGCACAGGCAATGCATCCACAACATTTTTACAACGTAAATTGAAAATAGGATACGCCAGGGCAGCTAGTTTGATTGATCTTTTAGAAAGTCAAGGTGTGATAGGACCAAATGAAGGCAGCAAGCCAAGAAAAGTTCTCCTCTCTAGAAAAAATGGGGGGGAAGAAATTTCTCACAAAAATGCAATCGCTATCGATGATGAGTAA
- a CDS encoding undecaprenyl-diphosphate phosphatase, which translates to MSTLEAIFLGIIQGLTEFLPVSSSGHLKLMQTLMGLQNLDQYILFDLVCHLGTLCAILFFFSKEIKETFTSNRTRLLQITLATLPLFPLVIFLKPIESIYQKPHLLGFFFLITSLLLFLGVRYQKETPPKHPWKTPFLIGCFQALAIFPGISRSGATISGAQLLGWNIRDALTFSFLMAIPAILGGIAVETLKLMTTASAAPSISLSAYAAGLLTSLCVGYASLFFLQKIAMHHRFIYFAWYCFALGIFAIIYFNF; encoded by the coding sequence ATGTCCACACTTGAAGCGATTTTTCTTGGTATCATCCAAGGATTAACCGAATTTCTGCCCGTCAGTTCCTCTGGCCATTTAAAGCTCATGCAAACTTTAATGGGGCTTCAAAATTTGGATCAATACATCTTATTCGATCTAGTCTGCCACTTGGGAACCTTATGCGCCATTTTATTTTTTTTCTCTAAAGAGATCAAAGAAACCTTCACATCGAATCGAACACGCTTATTACAAATCACACTTGCCACGCTCCCTTTATTTCCCCTGGTGATTTTTCTTAAACCGATCGAATCGATTTATCAAAAACCTCATTTACTCGGCTTCTTTTTTCTCATCACCTCTCTTCTCCTATTTCTAGGTGTACGTTACCAAAAAGAAACACCTCCTAAACATCCTTGGAAAACACCATTTTTAATTGGTTGTTTTCAAGCTCTCGCAATTTTTCCCGGTATTTCCCGCAGTGGCGCGACCATTTCTGGAGCACAATTGCTCGGATGGAATATACGGGATGCTTTGACATTTTCCTTTTTAATGGCGATTCCCGCCATTCTTGGAGGAATTGCCGTTGAAACGCTCAAATTAATGACCACAGCCTCGGCAGCACCTTCCATTTCTCTGTCTGCATATGCAGCAGGACTCCTCACCTCTCTTTGTGTGGGATATGCTTCTTTATTTTTTTTGCAAAAAATAGCCATGCATCACCGCTTTATTTATTTTGCATGGTACTGTTTTGCTTTAGGAATATTTGCAATTATTTATTTCAACTTTTAG